A stretch of DNA from Tautonia rosea:
ATCAAGGTGAGTTACAAAGGGGTTGTCGTTGGTGATTATCAGGAGGATCTCTTCGTGGAAGACCGAGTCATTGTCGAACTCAAAGTCGCCAAGACCGACAACCCCGAAGATGAACCACAACTGCCCAACGAACTGAAAGCCAGCGGGATGGATCAAGGTCGGTCTTTTGATCAACTACGGTCGAGCCAAGGTCGAGTTCCGTCGCCTTGTGTATTGAACTCTATGACATCTTGATCCCTCCTGGTAACCGATCTCGATCGATCTATTCTCTGAATTTCTCCATTCTCCCCTCTCTCTTTCCCTTCCCCCCCTCATCCGTGGCTCAAGATCCCCTCTCCCCGGTACGGCCTGGGGAGAGGGAGATTCGTGGCACCTCAGCTGATCCTCGCGACGGCCTCCTGGGCGCGGCGCATGAGGGGGCTGTCGCGGGTGGCGGAGCCGGGGATCTTGCCGACGAGGGCGGCGGCGATGGCGGGTTGCCAGCGGGGGTCGGAGGCGAGATGGTGTTCTTCCCAGGCGGCGGCGCCGTACTTGTAGTCGTGGCTGTCGCGGCCTTTGCGGAAGATGGAGTGGCGGGTGGCGGCGAAGAGGGCGTCGGACGAGCCACCTTGGTCGAAGTAGCCGAGGATCAAGGCGGCGGCGCGGCGGTGATCGTCGCTGATGGCCTCGAAGATCTGGGCAATCGCCTCGTCGCCGCTGCCTTCGGGGGCGATCGCCTCCATGGTGGTGAGGACCGGAGAGGCGTCGAGGTTCATCCGCCTGCGGAACAAGGGGACCCAGCCGGCCCCCTGAAGCAGGGCCAGGACGCGGGTCGTCGGGTCGGCGGCGGCGCCGGAGATGTAATGCAGGGCGTTGGCCGCAGTGACGGCGTGCAGGGGGATGATCCCCGGCTCTCGGACAAGCAGCTCGCTGCCGGCGAGGATGACGGCATCCCAGAGGGATTCGGGGGCGATCCCATCATTGAGCAGGCGGGCAGCTTCGGCGCTGGCCTCCTCGGGAGCGCTGGAGCGGATGGCGTCGAGGAGGGTTTCGGTCGCGCCGGGGTCGCGGCGGCCGAGGGCCCAATCCGAGCGGATCGACCGGGCCAGTTCGAGGTTC
This window harbors:
- a CDS encoding GxxExxY protein, which translates into the protein MKRGILSHGLNTDGKRSDEIFMGSARCWNKRKFQERFLVQRLKSLGCWDIGFWKKVYQKAMQVELIKRGIRAELEAKIKVSYKGVVVGDYQEDLFVEDRVIVELKVAKTDNPEDEPQLPNELKASGMDQGRSFDQLRSSQGRVPSPCVLNSMTS